In Thermococcus zilligii AN1, a genomic segment contains:
- the nikR gene encoding nickel-responsive transcriptional regulator NikR has product MGVVRFGVSVPEELLEKFDRIIGEKGYVNRSEAIRDMMRDFIVRHEWEQGDAEVAGTITMLYNHDEADVVRELLDLQHDYLEEIISSIHVHMDEHNCLEVVIVKGKAGRIKEIADRLLSLKGVKHGKLVMTGTGKELV; this is encoded by the coding sequence ATGGGCGTCGTTCGCTTTGGCGTTTCGGTTCCCGAGGAGCTCCTTGAGAAGTTCGACAGGATCATCGGGGAGAAGGGCTACGTCAACAGGAGCGAGGCCATACGCGATATGATGCGCGACTTCATAGTCAGGCACGAGTGGGAGCAGGGCGACGCTGAGGTGGCCGGGACTATAACGATGCTCTACAACCATGACGAGGCCGACGTTGTGAGGGAGCTCCTCGATTTGCAGCACGACTACCTCGAGGAGATAATCTCGAGCATCCACGTCCACATGGACGAGCACAACTGCCTTGAGGTCGTTATCGTCAAGGGGAAGGCGGGCAGGATAAAGGAGATAGCCGACAGGCTGTTGAGCCTGAAGGGGGTAAAGCACGGGAAACTCGTCATGACCGGAACAGGGAAGGAGCTGGTTTAG
- the hypA gene encoding hydrogenase nickel incorporation protein HypA gives MHEWALADAIVRTVLDYANREGAERVKAVKVVLGELQDVAEDIVKFAMEQLFAGTIAEGAEIIFEEEEAAFRCRNCGHEWKLGEVKDKFDERIREDIHFIPEVVHAFMACPRCGSHDFEVVRGRGVYVAGIKIEKGGKA, from the coding sequence ATGCACGAGTGGGCCTTGGCGGATGCCATAGTCAGGACTGTCCTCGATTACGCCAACAGGGAGGGGGCGGAGCGCGTTAAGGCTGTAAAGGTGGTCCTCGGCGAACTGCAGGACGTTGCGGAGGACATAGTGAAGTTCGCCATGGAACAGCTTTTTGCTGGAACAATAGCTGAAGGCGCGGAGATAATCTTTGAGGAGGAGGAAGCGGCTTTCAGGTGCAGGAACTGTGGCCATGAGTGGAAGCTCGGTGAAGTGAAGGACAAGTTTGACGAGCGCATCAGGGAGGACATCCACTTCATCCCAGAGGTGGTGCACGCCTTTATGGCCTGTCCGAGGTGCGGGAGCCACGACTTTGAAGTTGTTCGGGGCAGGGGCGTTTACGTCGCTGGGATAAAGATCGAGAAGGGGGGAAAAGCATGA
- a CDS encoding Mrp/NBP35 family ATP-binding protein — translation MIDPRGIAISARLENVRRIIPVVSGKGGVGKSLVSTTLALALAEKGYKVGLLDLDFHGASDHVILGFEPGEFPEEDKGVVPHTVHGIKFMTIAYYTEDRPTPLRGKEISDALIELLTITRWDELDYLVIDMPPGLGDQLLDVLRFLKRGEFLIVATPSKLSISVVRKLVQLLLEEGHRVLGMVENMKLDEEKDVEALAKEFGIPYLAGIPFYPDLDAKIGNADKLMESEFAERIREVAGKL, via the coding sequence ATGATTGACCCGCGCGGGATAGCCATAAGCGCGAGGCTTGAGAACGTCAGGAGGATCATCCCGGTCGTCAGCGGGAAGGGAGGCGTCGGAAAGTCGCTGGTTTCCACAACTCTGGCTTTAGCTTTGGCCGAAAAAGGCTATAAAGTCGGCCTCCTTGACTTGGATTTCCACGGGGCGAGCGACCACGTCATCCTCGGCTTCGAGCCGGGGGAGTTTCCGGAGGAGGACAAGGGCGTTGTTCCGCACACGGTCCACGGAATCAAGTTCATGACGATAGCCTACTACACCGAGGACAGGCCGACGCCGCTCCGCGGGAAGGAGATAAGCGATGCCCTGATCGAGCTCCTGACGATAACCCGCTGGGATGAACTCGACTACCTCGTCATTGACATGCCCCCGGGTTTGGGCGACCAGCTCCTCGATGTGCTCCGCTTCCTGAAGAGGGGTGAGTTCCTGATCGTGGCAACGCCCTCAAAGCTCTCCATCAGCGTCGTCAGAAAGCTCGTCCAGCTCCTCCTCGAGGAGGGGCACAGGGTCCTCGGAATGGTGGAAAACATGAAGCTTGACGAGGAAAAGGACGTCGAGGCCCTGGCAAAGGAGTTCGGAATTCCCTACCTGGCGGGGATACCCTTCTACCCGGACCTCGATGCCAAAATCGGAAACGCTGACAAACTCATGGAGAGCGAGTTCGCGGAGAGGATAAGGGAGGTAGCCGGAAAGCTCTGA
- a CDS encoding hydrogenase 3 maturation endopeptidase HyCI, translating to MKALEEIFEGKKRIVICGIGNEVRGDDAFGVLVAEKLKELLKGLKVLVLNCGEVPESYMGKIISFKPDLVVFVDAVDFGGEHGELIIADPEGTVGEAVSTHSLPLRLLVKYLKAQTKADFVLIGCQPASTGLFEEPSELIKERAEEVAEELARILGGGGYD from the coding sequence ATGAAGGCTCTCGAGGAAATCTTCGAAGGAAAAAAGCGGATAGTAATCTGCGGCATCGGCAACGAAGTCCGCGGGGATGACGCCTTTGGTGTTTTAGTCGCAGAGAAGCTTAAAGAGCTCCTCAAGGGCTTGAAAGTCCTCGTTCTGAACTGCGGCGAAGTGCCGGAGAGCTACATGGGAAAAATCATCTCCTTTAAGCCTGATTTAGTCGTCTTTGTGGACGCGGTTGACTTTGGGGGGGAGCACGGGGAGCTGATAATCGCCGACCCCGAGGGAACGGTGGGGGAGGCGGTCTCGACTCACAGCCTGCCCCTGAGGTTGCTCGTGAAATACCTGAAGGCGCAGACTAAGGCTGATTTCGTCTTAATTGGTTGCCAGCCGGCTTCAACTGGGCTCTTTGAGGAGCCGAGCGAGCTGATAAAAGAACGCGCTGAGGAGGTAGCAGAGGAGCTCGCGAGGATCCTGGGCGGTGGTGGGTATGATTGA
- the mobA gene encoding molybdenum cofactor guanylyltransferase MobA: MIAAVLAGGSGRRFGGDKLLFRISGKPLILHTIGRLEKADSIDEIVIVASPENAEKLRPFGNVVVDELLVGPIGGLYTALSRGDAFVVAGDMPLLVPEFVDFIVERFYSEKKPVCVPRWGNGYLEPLHATYSSEFRELLEEKIRAGQYSLNRAIRGSDACYIEIESLPADWRESFFNVNTRKDLERIRGVRERVL, translated from the coding sequence ATGATCGCCGCGGTTCTGGCAGGGGGCTCTGGGAGGCGCTTCGGCGGGGACAAGCTCCTCTTCAGGATAAGCGGCAAACCCCTGATCCTCCACACAATTGGGAGGCTCGAAAAAGCTGACTCAATAGATGAAATCGTTATAGTGGCCTCCCCCGAAAACGCTGAGAAGCTCAGGCCCTTTGGCAACGTCGTCGTTGATGAGCTCCTCGTCGGCCCCATCGGCGGCCTCTACACGGCCCTATCCCGGGGAGACGCCTTCGTCGTGGCGGGGGACATGCCCCTCCTCGTTCCGGAGTTCGTTGACTTCATAGTTGAGCGCTTTTATTCGGAAAAAAAGCCCGTCTGCGTTCCGAGATGGGGCAACGGCTACCTTGAGCCGCTCCATGCGACCTATTCTTCGGAGTTCAGGGAGCTTTTGGAGGAGAAGATCAGAGCAGGGCAGTACTCCCTAAATCGGGCAATAAGGGGGAGCGACGCCTGCTACATCGAAATCGAGAGCCTTCCGGCGGATTGGAGGGAGAGCTTCTTCAACGTGAACACGAGGAAGGACCTGGAAAGAATCAGGGGCGTCCGGGAAAGGGTTCTGTGA
- a CDS encoding HypC/HybG/HupF family hydrogenase formation chaperone, protein MCLAVPGRIIEIEGKTAIVDFGGVKREVRLDLLPEAKVGDYVIVHTGFAIERLDEKRALEILEAWAEVERALGG, encoded by the coding sequence ATGTGCTTAGCCGTCCCGGGAAGGATCATCGAGATCGAAGGAAAAACCGCCATCGTTGATTTCGGGGGCGTTAAGAGGGAGGTGAGGCTCGACCTCCTCCCTGAGGCCAAGGTTGGCGATTACGTGATAGTCCACACGGGCTTTGCCATAGAGAGGCTCGACGAAAAGAGGGCACTTGAGATACTCGAGGCCTGGGCAGAGGTCGAGAGGGCCCTGGGGGGCTGA
- the hypD gene encoding hydrogenase formation protein HypD, producing the protein MEPLGALKDREFARRVVKQIHGEARGLGEVRFMHVCGTHEDTVTRSGIRSLLPENVKIVSGPGCPVCITPVEDIVKMREIMKEAYAEGDRMILTTFGDMYRIPTPLGSFADLKGEGYDVRIVYSIFDAYKIAKENPDRTVVHFSPGFETTAAPAAGMLNAVVEEKLENFRIYSVHRLTPPAVEALVKQGTRFHGLIDPGHVSTIIGVKGWEYLTTDYGIPQVIAGFEPVDVLIGILMLIRMVKSGEVKILNEYTRAVKYEGNVTAQRLMEKFFEVRDAKWRALGVIPESGLELKGEWRELEIRTYYNPEVPRLPDLEKGCLCGAVLRGLAMPTDCPHFGKACTPRSPVGPCMVSYEGTCQIFYKYGVLF; encoded by the coding sequence ATGGAGCCGCTCGGTGCACTTAAGGACAGGGAATTCGCCCGGAGGGTCGTGAAGCAGATACACGGGGAGGCGAGGGGACTGGGAGAGGTTCGCTTCATGCACGTCTGTGGCACCCACGAGGACACGGTAACGCGCTCCGGGATACGCTCCCTTCTCCCTGAAAACGTCAAAATCGTCAGCGGGCCCGGCTGTCCGGTCTGCATAACCCCCGTGGAGGATATAGTCAAGATGCGCGAGATCATGAAGGAGGCCTACGCCGAAGGGGACAGGATGATCCTCACGACCTTTGGGGACATGTACAGGATCCCTACCCCCCTTGGAAGCTTCGCCGATCTGAAGGGCGAGGGCTACGACGTGAGGATAGTTTACTCCATCTTCGACGCCTACAAAATAGCTAAGGAGAACCCGGACAGGACTGTTGTTCACTTCAGCCCCGGCTTCGAGACAACAGCCGCCCCGGCCGCCGGGATGCTCAACGCCGTCGTGGAAGAAAAACTGGAGAACTTCAGGATTTACTCGGTTCATCGCCTAACGCCGCCGGCGGTTGAGGCCCTTGTAAAGCAGGGCACCAGGTTCCACGGTCTCATAGATCCTGGCCACGTCTCGACGATAATCGGCGTTAAGGGCTGGGAGTACCTCACCACGGACTACGGCATACCTCAGGTCATAGCGGGTTTCGAGCCCGTTGACGTTCTGATTGGAATCCTCATGCTCATCAGGATGGTCAAAAGCGGGGAGGTAAAGATACTCAACGAGTACACGCGTGCCGTTAAGTACGAGGGCAACGTTACAGCCCAGAGGCTCATGGAGAAGTTCTTCGAGGTCAGAGATGCGAAGTGGCGCGCCCTCGGGGTTATTCCGGAGAGCGGGCTTGAGCTGAAGGGGGAGTGGAGGGAGCTCGAGATAAGAACCTACTATAACCCAGAAGTCCCCAGGCTCCCGGACCTTGAAAAGGGCTGTCTCTGCGGGGCGGTGCTGAGGGGTTTAGCGATGCCGACGGACTGCCCGCACTTCGGAAAGGCCTGCACGCCGAGGAGCCCCGTTGGCCCGTGCATGGTGTCCTACGAGGGGACATGTCAGATATTCTACAAGTACGGCGTCTTGTTCTGA
- the hypF gene encoding carbamoyltransferase HypF: MKAYHLHVQGIVQAVGFRPFVYRIAHEHNLKGYVKNLGDAGVEIVVEGREEDIEAFLRDLHRKKPPLARIDKVEKREIPPQGFPEFYIERSSKGENGGDSIIPPDIAICEDCLRELFDPTNKRYMYPFIVCTNCGPRFTIIEDLPYDRENTTMREFPMCDFCESEYKDPLNRRYHAEPTACPVCGPSYRLYTNDGKELTGDPLKKVAELIDKGYIVAIKGIGGIHLACDATNEEAVAELRRRVSRPQKPFAIMADSLETVKSFAYVSTEEEEELTSYRRPIVALRKKEPFPLPENLAPGLHTIGVMLPYSGTHHILFHWSRSRVYVMTSANYPGMPMVKDNEKAFKELKEMADYLLLHNRKILNRADDSVVRFVDGNRAVIRRSRGFVPLPVEIPFDYSGLAVGAELMNAFGVAKNGKVYPSQYIGDTGKLEVLEFMREAIAHFRKILRVKDFDLIIADLHPGYNTTKLAMELANELDVELLQVQHHYAHIASVLAERNLESAVGIALDGVGYGTDGNVWGGEVLYLSYEDVERLAHIDYYPLPGGDLASYYPLRALMGILSKVYPVEELEGIIRSCCPRALEGLRYGKVEFNVILNQLAKGLNTVYASSTGRVLDSLAVLLNVAYVRHYEGEPAMKLESFAMKGKNDLKFEVPVEGGRIRVEELLVQVLGAREKASPADIAYSAHLALARAFANVAMEKAREFGVKDVAISGGVAYNELIVKTIRKAVEASGLRFHATVEVPRGDNGINVGQAFLGGLYLEGYLSREDLMM, from the coding sequence ATGAAGGCGTATCACCTTCACGTTCAGGGAATAGTCCAGGCTGTTGGCTTTCGCCCCTTCGTCTACAGGATAGCCCACGAGCACAACCTCAAGGGCTACGTCAAGAACCTCGGCGACGCGGGCGTTGAGATAGTGGTTGAGGGCAGGGAGGAGGACATAGAGGCCTTTCTCAGGGATCTGCACCGCAAGAAGCCGCCGCTCGCGAGGATTGATAAGGTTGAGAAGAGGGAAATCCCACCCCAGGGCTTTCCAGAGTTTTACATCGAGAGAAGCTCGAAGGGGGAAAACGGCGGCGACTCCATAATCCCGCCGGATATAGCGATATGCGAAGACTGTTTAAGGGAGCTCTTTGACCCGACTAACAAGCGCTACATGTATCCTTTTATCGTCTGCACCAACTGCGGGCCGAGGTTCACGATAATTGAAGACCTCCCCTACGACCGCGAGAACACGACCATGAGGGAGTTCCCCATGTGCGACTTCTGCGAGAGCGAGTACAAAGACCCGCTCAACAGGCGCTATCACGCTGAACCGACGGCCTGTCCCGTCTGCGGGCCGAGCTACCGCCTGTACACAAACGACGGGAAAGAGCTAACAGGCGACCCTCTGAAGAAGGTGGCCGAGCTTATAGACAAGGGTTACATCGTGGCGATAAAGGGAATCGGCGGAATCCATTTAGCCTGCGACGCGACCAACGAAGAGGCAGTTGCAGAACTCAGGAGGAGGGTCTCCAGGCCACAGAAGCCCTTCGCCATAATGGCGGACTCCCTTGAGACGGTTAAAAGCTTCGCCTACGTGAGCACGGAGGAGGAAGAAGAACTGACCAGTTACAGGAGGCCCATAGTAGCTCTCCGCAAGAAGGAGCCCTTCCCCCTGCCGGAAAATTTAGCCCCTGGCCTGCACACCATCGGGGTTATGCTCCCCTACTCGGGGACCCACCACATACTCTTCCACTGGAGCAGGAGCAGGGTCTACGTGATGACTTCAGCGAACTACCCGGGAATGCCGATGGTCAAGGACAACGAGAAGGCCTTCAAAGAGCTTAAGGAGATGGCCGACTACCTCCTGCTCCACAACAGGAAAATACTCAACAGGGCCGATGACAGCGTTGTCCGCTTCGTCGACGGGAACAGGGCCGTTATAAGGCGCTCCCGCGGCTTCGTGCCGTTGCCGGTGGAAATCCCCTTCGACTACAGCGGTCTGGCCGTTGGGGCAGAGCTGATGAACGCATTTGGCGTTGCAAAGAACGGGAAGGTTTACCCGAGCCAGTACATAGGCGACACCGGGAAGCTCGAAGTCCTTGAGTTCATGAGGGAAGCCATAGCGCACTTTAGAAAAATCCTCCGCGTTAAGGACTTCGATTTAATCATCGCTGACCTCCACCCGGGCTACAACACTACAAAGCTGGCCATGGAGCTGGCCAACGAGCTGGACGTCGAGCTCCTCCAGGTTCAGCACCACTACGCCCACATCGCGAGCGTTTTGGCCGAGAGGAACCTTGAATCTGCCGTTGGGATAGCCCTCGATGGCGTTGGCTACGGAACGGACGGGAACGTCTGGGGCGGGGAGGTCCTCTATCTGAGCTACGAGGACGTCGAGAGGCTGGCCCATATAGACTACTACCCGCTTCCGGGGGGAGATTTAGCGAGCTACTACCCGCTGAGGGCATTGATGGGGATTCTGAGCAAGGTCTACCCCGTCGAGGAGCTTGAGGGGATAATAAGGAGCTGCTGTCCCAGGGCCCTCGAGGGCCTCAGGTATGGAAAGGTCGAGTTCAACGTTATCCTGAACCAGCTCGCCAAGGGCTTAAACACTGTCTACGCCTCCTCAACTGGAAGAGTCCTCGATTCGCTCGCCGTTCTGCTCAACGTTGCTTATGTAAGGCACTACGAGGGCGAACCGGCGATGAAGCTTGAGAGCTTTGCGATGAAGGGCAAGAACGACCTGAAGTTCGAAGTTCCCGTTGAAGGTGGGCGGATAAGGGTTGAAGAGCTCCTTGTTCAGGTGCTTGGGGCGAGGGAGAAAGCTTCCCCGGCTGACATAGCGTACTCAGCCCACCTGGCACTCGCGAGGGCCTTCGCCAACGTTGCCATGGAGAAAGCCAGGGAGTTCGGCGTGAAGGACGTCGCCATAAGCGGCGGCGTAGCCTACAACGAGCTCATAGTGAAGACGATAAGGAAGGCCGTTGAGGCATCCGGACTGAGGTTCCATGCTACAGTGGAAGTTCCGCGCGGGGACAACGGAATAAACGTCGGCCAGGCCTTCCTCGGCGGCCTCTACCTTGAGGGCTACCTGAGCAGGGAGGACTTAATGATGTAA
- a CDS encoding nucleotidyltransferase domain-containing protein — MPVIPRDELLGILREVKGKLKELLGDDLVEVILFGSYARGEAREGSDVDVLVITRRRLTPEEDWGLGELMTDLVLKYGVVVSLVVYPRREEPKDPFFLTAMEEGIKV, encoded by the coding sequence ATGCCCGTCATACCGAGGGACGAACTCCTCGGAATCCTGCGGGAGGTCAAGGGAAAGCTGAAGGAGCTGCTCGGCGATGACCTGGTTGAGGTCATCCTCTTCGGCTCTTACGCGAGGGGGGAGGCCAGGGAAGGGAGCGACGTTGATGTGCTTGTCATTACACGCAGAAGGCTCACTCCGGAGGAGGACTGGGGGCTTGGAGAGCTGATGACCGATCTCGTTCTCAAGTATGGGGTCGTGGTTTCACTCGTAGTGTATCCCAGGAGGGAGGAACCTAAGGACCCGTTCTTCCTCACCGCGATGGAGGAGGGTATAAAAGTATGA
- a CDS encoding HEPN domain-containing protein yields the protein MSEEYQRIIQKAERSLHAAEELLRKGMPEFAASRAYYAIFYCVEAFLRTRGIEVSKHASAIALFGREFVKNGEVPRRYLTYVNLAFKTRQVADDSFEIQVTEEEAQAEIERAREFLGFTVDYPRKKGLLGG from the coding sequence ATGAGCGAGGAGTACCAGAGGATAATCCAGAAGGCTGAGAGGAGCCTGCACGCAGCGGAAGAACTTCTGAGGAAGGGCATGCCAGAGTTCGCCGCGTCGAGGGCTTATTATGCCATTTTCTATTGTGTAGAAGCGTTTCTGAGGACGAGGGGGATAGAAGTTTCAAAGCACGCCTCCGCAATTGCCCTTTTCGGGAGGGAGTTCGTTAAAAACGGCGAAGTTCCGAGGAGATACCTGACCTATGTGAACCTTGCGTTCAAGACCAGACAGGTTGCGGACGACTCCTTTGAAATCCAGGTGACGGAAGAGGAAGCTCAAGCCGAGATAGAGCGTGCCCGTGAGTTTTTAGGCTTCACCGTTGATTACCCCCGCAAAAAAGGCCTTCTGGGGGGTTGA
- the hypE gene encoding hydrogenase expression/formation protein HypE has protein sequence MGEKIRLEHGAGGEIMEELLRDVILKTLTLKSAGGIGLDALDDGATIPLGDKHIVFTIDGHTVKPLFFPGGDIGRLAVSGTVNDLAVMGARPLALANSMILSEGLDMDVLRRVLRSMDDTAKEVPVPIITGDTKVVEEPIGMFVITAGIGIAERPISDAGAKVGDAVLVSGTIGDHGIALMSHREGIAFETELKSDVAPIWDVVKAVADAIGWENIHAMKDPTRAGLSNALNEIARKSNVGILVREADIPVRPEVRAASDMLGISPYDVANEGKAVMVVAKEYAGEALEAMRKTEKGRDAAIIGEVMGQYRGKVILETGIGGRRFMEPPEGDPVPRIC, from the coding sequence ATGGGAGAAAAGATAAGGCTCGAACACGGGGCCGGCGGAGAGATAATGGAGGAGCTTTTGAGGGACGTGATACTCAAAACGCTGACCCTCAAGAGCGCCGGTGGAATAGGGCTGGATGCACTGGACGACGGGGCAACTATACCGCTTGGTGATAAACACATCGTCTTCACGATAGACGGCCACACGGTAAAGCCGCTCTTCTTCCCGGGCGGGGACATCGGAAGACTGGCGGTCAGCGGGACGGTGAACGATTTGGCCGTCATGGGCGCCAGACCTTTAGCTCTGGCGAATTCCATGATACTCAGCGAGGGGTTAGACATGGACGTCCTCAGGAGGGTTCTCCGCTCAATGGACGACACAGCTAAGGAAGTGCCGGTTCCAATAATCACGGGCGATACCAAGGTGGTTGAGGAGCCGATAGGGATGTTCGTCATCACGGCCGGAATAGGCATAGCCGAGAGGCCGATAAGCGATGCCGGGGCCAAAGTTGGAGACGCTGTTCTGGTCAGCGGGACGATAGGGGACCACGGAATAGCGCTGATGAGCCACCGCGAGGGGATAGCCTTTGAGACCGAGCTGAAGAGCGACGTTGCGCCGATATGGGACGTTGTTAAAGCTGTTGCCGATGCCATAGGTTGGGAGAACATCCACGCCATGAAGGACCCGACGAGGGCCGGTCTGAGCAATGCGCTCAACGAGATAGCGAGAAAGAGCAACGTCGGAATCCTCGTGAGGGAGGCCGATATTCCGGTAAGGCCTGAAGTTAGGGCCGCCAGCGATATGCTCGGCATAAGCCCCTACGACGTTGCCAACGAGGGCAAGGCCGTGATGGTTGTGGCTAAAGAATACGCCGGGGAGGCCCTTGAGGCGATGAGAAAAACCGAGAAGGGCAGGGACGCCGCGATAATCGGCGAGGTAATGGGGCAATACCGCGGGAAGGTTATCCTCGAGACTGGAATCGGGGGAAGGCGCTTTATGGAGCCTCCCGAAGGCGACCCGGTCCCGAGGATATGCTGA
- the porB gene encoding pyruvate synthase subunit PorB — MAVRKPPITTREYWAPGHAACAGCACATALKLATKAFSEAMEEKYGDPNAFAIAQATGCMEVVSAVFPYTAWKAPWIHVAFENAAAVASGVEAAWKKLGRKGKVLAIGGDGGTADIGIQALSGMLERWHNVVYLMYDNEAYMNTGIQRSSSTPYGAWTTTSPPGKYSIGEDKPKKWVALIAAAHQIPYVATASIGNPFDFVKKMKTAAKVDGPAFVQVHCTCPTGWKSPLEKGIEIARLAIETGIWPLFEIENGNFFNIRIQPPGGGAKVKREGDRIVAIEFKKPIEEYLQLQGRFKHLFKQPEAIDQLREQIKAMWKVLGVDVTLPKPGE, encoded by the coding sequence ATGGCCGTTAGGAAGCCCCCCATCACAACTCGCGAGTACTGGGCACCCGGACACGCTGCCTGTGCCGGCTGTGCGTGTGCCACCGCCCTCAAATTGGCCACCAAGGCCTTCAGCGAGGCCATGGAGGAGAAGTACGGCGACCCGAACGCCTTCGCCATAGCCCAGGCCACCGGATGTATGGAAGTGGTTTCAGCCGTATTCCCCTACACCGCCTGGAAGGCCCCGTGGATCCACGTCGCCTTCGAGAACGCGGCGGCGGTTGCCAGCGGCGTTGAAGCCGCCTGGAAGAAGCTCGGCAGGAAGGGCAAGGTCCTGGCCATAGGCGGTGACGGCGGTACGGCAGACATAGGTATACAGGCCCTCAGCGGTATGCTCGAGCGCTGGCACAACGTGGTCTACCTCATGTACGACAACGAGGCCTACATGAACACCGGAATTCAGCGCTCAAGTTCAACGCCTTACGGTGCCTGGACCACGACCTCACCGCCGGGCAAGTACTCCATCGGCGAGGACAAGCCCAAGAAGTGGGTCGCGCTTATAGCTGCAGCCCACCAGATACCCTACGTCGCCACCGCGAGCATAGGCAACCCCTTCGACTTCGTCAAGAAGATGAAGACCGCAGCGAAGGTTGATGGCCCGGCGTTCGTGCAGGTCCACTGCACCTGCCCCACGGGATGGAAGAGCCCGCTCGAGAAGGGCATTGAGATAGCCCGCCTCGCCATCGAGACCGGCATCTGGCCGCTCTTCGAGATCGAGAACGGCAACTTCTTCAACATCAGGATACAGCCGCCAGGAGGAGGCGCCAAGGTCAAGCGCGAGGGAGACAGGATAGTCGCCATCGAGTTCAAGAAGCCCATTGAGGAGTACCTCCAGCTGCAGGGCAGGTTCAAGCACCTCTTCAAGCAGCCCGAGGCAATAGACCAGCTCAGGGAGCAGATAAAGGCCATGTGGAAGGTTCTCGGTGTTGATGTAACCCTCCCCAAGCCAGGGGAGTGA
- the porA gene encoding pyruvate synthase subunit PorA, with translation MPIRTVMKANEAAAWAAKLARPKVIAAFPITPSTLIPEKISEFVADGELDAEFIKVESEHSAISACVGASAAGVRTFTATASQGLALMHEILFIAAGMRLPIVMAIGNRALSAPINIWNDWQDTISERDSGWLQFYAENNQEALDLILMAFKIAEDERVLLPAMVGFDAFILTHTVEPVEIPDQEAVDEFLGEYKPKHAYLDPAKPVTQGSLAFPAYYMEARYTLWEANENAKKVIDEVFAEFEKRFGRKYRKIEEYRTDDAEIIFVTMGSLAGTVKEYVDSLREKGIKAGAAKLTVYRPFPTEEVRELAKKAKVLALLEKNVTFSVGGALFQDFSRALINQEERPILVDFILGLGGRDVTFRELDQVLEISRKALAGEKFEEVNWIGLRKEIL, from the coding sequence ATGCCGATCAGGACCGTTATGAAGGCTAACGAGGCGGCCGCCTGGGCGGCCAAGCTCGCAAGGCCGAAGGTTATAGCGGCGTTCCCGATTACGCCCTCGACCCTTATCCCGGAGAAGATAAGTGAGTTCGTCGCCGATGGGGAGCTCGACGCAGAGTTCATCAAGGTGGAGAGCGAGCACTCGGCGATTTCAGCCTGTGTCGGTGCTTCGGCGGCCGGCGTCAGAACCTTCACGGCAACGGCCTCTCAGGGACTGGCCCTAATGCACGAGATACTCTTCATTGCCGCGGGAATGCGCCTCCCGATAGTCATGGCCATTGGAAACCGTGCACTCAGCGCTCCAATCAACATCTGGAACGACTGGCAGGACACCATAAGCGAGCGCGACTCCGGATGGCTCCAGTTCTACGCCGAGAACAACCAGGAAGCCCTCGACCTCATACTCATGGCCTTCAAGATCGCCGAGGACGAGAGGGTTCTCCTTCCAGCTATGGTCGGCTTCGACGCCTTCATATTGACCCACACAGTTGAACCGGTTGAAATCCCCGACCAGGAAGCCGTTGACGAGTTCCTCGGCGAGTATAAGCCAAAGCACGCTTACCTCGACCCGGCCAAACCGGTAACCCAGGGTTCCCTCGCCTTCCCGGCCTACTACATGGAAGCCAGGTACACCCTCTGGGAGGCCAACGAGAACGCCAAGAAGGTCATCGACGAGGTCTTTGCCGAGTTCGAGAAGCGCTTTGGCAGGAAGTACCGGAAGATAGAGGAGTACAGAACTGACGACGCCGAGATAATCTTCGTCACCATGGGCTCCCTCGCCGGAACCGTCAAGGAGTACGTGGACAGCCTCCGCGAGAAGGGCATCAAGGCCGGTGCGGCAAAGCTCACCGTTTACAGGCCGTTCCCGACCGAGGAGGTCAGGGAGCTTGCGAAGAAGGCCAAGGTTCTGGCTCTGCTGGAGAAGAACGTCACGTTCAGCGTCGGTGGAGCCCTCTTCCAGGACTTCAGCAGGGCTTTGATCAACCAGGAGGAGAGGCCAATCCTCGTGGACTTCATCCTCGGCCTCGGTGGCAGGGACGTCACCTTCAGGGAACTCGACCAGGTTCTCGAGATAAGCAGGAAGGCCCTCGCCGGAGAGAAGTTTGAGGAAGTTAACTGGATTGGACTGAGGAAGGAGATACTGTGA